From the genome of Sphingobacterium kitahiroshimense, one region includes:
- a CDS encoding SusC/RagA family TonB-linked outer membrane protein → MKRKLNVNITGSMTAFVLLFGTVPIAKASSLHYALINAQQTSQNQQIKGKVTDESGKPLVGVTIKVKGTSIGTKTDSEGNFNLNATTNQTLVITYVGYISKEVPIGTNPANLTITLDTEVNMLEETVVVGFGTQKKATLTGAVSVMKSDAISNRPITNATQALSGQVPGVWVNQQSGQPGRDGASIRVRGIGTIGTSDALVIIDGIVGSLGAVNANDIESISVLKDASAAIYGSRAANGVILVQTKKGAKGRVKIDFTTSFGKQTATKLPEMITNSVDYMNLYNQALINQGSPTFFSKETINEYQNGKDPNIYPNTDWLDLIMRNASIQTNQLGISGGEGNTQFNLSLGYTNQDGIVQNGNAKLYNLRANVDTKVNDKLDVGLRSGIRYQNRKESFNGSGNLFTELYRTLPYYGTYTSNGEYASTWVNSVNAQFRNPLAMVNEGKNHSAYGNFNTNVFLNYKILDGLKFNITGGVNYSTNDNQTFVPKTLVYNPKTLTVTSTMNASGPNASNNWDKTLYKTLFSSLTYNKIIAENHDFTIAGIYSQEEEEYRTLSGSIMGFVNNTLTEINAGLTTPLTNGTTYGWALRSYIGRFNYAYKEKYLLEGIARYDGSSRFSPENRWGFFPSISAGWRITQEDFMKNQTLIDELKIRASWGKSGNDRMGFNDQRDLYAYIPTLAFARFYPLSDNIATGIAQMSIVDENIKWEVGTKTNIGFDATLLKRKLNVTFDYFEDKREGILRQIQLPNFIGIRNAPFRNLATVSNKGWELSSNYTHKIGEVDINAGFNLTHVKNKIDYIPDPQIGRNALLQGEAINAFYMWKSLGIFQSQEEVDSSPKQNAVPTKPGDIKFEDFSGPEGKPDGIIDAHDRQVVGKPIPTWTYGANINVSYKGVDLRINLQGVADVESYVGSELYFPFLNGAGVSKRWEAGNTWTPENPNAKLPRLVQYSASNSQNYADNSFWLQDASFLRVKNIQLGYSLPSSLLSKLKMGGIRVYIDAQNVFTFTKFEGLDPERDLANMSPAQYPNVRMITGGINLKF, encoded by the coding sequence ATGAAAAGAAAGCTAAACGTTAACATTACGGGAAGCATGACTGCATTTGTGCTTTTGTTTGGGACTGTCCCGATAGCAAAAGCAAGCTCATTACATTATGCGCTAATAAATGCACAGCAAACCTCTCAAAACCAACAAATAAAAGGAAAAGTTACTGATGAATCAGGCAAACCTTTAGTTGGAGTAACCATAAAAGTAAAAGGAACGTCAATTGGAACTAAAACCGATTCAGAAGGTAATTTCAACCTGAATGCTACAACCAATCAAACATTGGTTATCACATATGTCGGTTATATTTCAAAAGAAGTTCCTATCGGTACAAACCCTGCTAACCTTACTATTACACTCGACACGGAGGTTAATATGCTGGAGGAAACTGTAGTAGTTGGATTCGGTACACAAAAGAAAGCTACATTAACTGGTGCCGTCAGTGTAATGAAATCTGATGCAATATCCAACAGACCCATTACAAATGCAACCCAAGCACTTTCTGGACAGGTACCAGGTGTATGGGTAAACCAACAGTCTGGACAACCGGGTCGTGATGGCGCTAGCATCCGAGTAAGAGGAATCGGTACTATAGGAACAAGTGATGCACTGGTTATCATTGATGGTATAGTAGGATCACTGGGAGCAGTAAATGCAAATGATATTGAGTCTATTTCAGTTCTTAAGGATGCTTCTGCTGCTATTTATGGTTCTCGAGCTGCTAATGGAGTTATACTTGTACAAACGAAGAAAGGTGCTAAAGGCAGAGTTAAAATCGATTTCACTACATCTTTTGGAAAACAGACTGCAACTAAACTTCCTGAGATGATTACAAATTCGGTAGATTATATGAACTTATATAATCAGGCACTTATAAATCAAGGAAGTCCAACATTTTTTAGTAAAGAAACGATTAACGAATACCAAAATGGTAAAGACCCCAATATTTATCCCAACACAGATTGGTTAGATCTGATCATGCGTAATGCTAGCATTCAGACCAATCAATTAGGTATATCTGGCGGGGAAGGAAATACCCAATTTAACTTATCACTGGGTTATACCAATCAGGATGGAATTGTGCAAAATGGAAATGCAAAACTCTACAATCTCAGAGCCAACGTAGATACTAAAGTCAATGATAAATTAGATGTAGGTTTACGATCTGGTATTCGTTACCAAAACAGAAAAGAATCCTTTAATGGTTCAGGTAATTTATTTACGGAACTCTATCGTACACTTCCTTACTATGGAACCTACACCTCAAATGGTGAATATGCTTCTACATGGGTTAATTCAGTCAATGCTCAATTCCGAAATCCACTCGCTATGGTTAATGAAGGAAAGAACCACAGTGCATATGGAAACTTTAATACCAATGTATTTTTAAATTATAAAATACTTGATGGATTAAAGTTTAATATTACAGGAGGGGTAAATTATTCAACAAATGATAATCAGACTTTTGTTCCCAAAACTCTTGTCTATAACCCAAAAACATTAACTGTCACTTCAACAATGAATGCCTCAGGCCCTAATGCGAGCAATAACTGGGATAAGACTCTATATAAAACACTTTTTAGTAGTTTGACTTACAACAAAATCATTGCAGAAAATCATGATTTTACGATAGCGGGAATATACAGTCAAGAGGAAGAAGAATACCGGACTTTATCGGGATCGATAATGGGATTCGTCAACAATACATTAACTGAAATAAATGCCGGGCTTACTACACCACTAACAAATGGAACGACATATGGTTGGGCACTTCGCTCCTATATAGGGCGCTTTAATTATGCATATAAAGAGAAATACTTACTTGAAGGTATTGCACGATACGATGGTTCTTCACGATTCTCTCCAGAAAACAGATGGGGATTCTTTCCATCTATATCTGCCGGATGGAGAATTACACAAGAAGATTTCATGAAAAATCAGACATTGATTGACGAATTAAAGATTCGCGCCTCATGGGGTAAATCTGGCAATGATCGTATGGGGTTCAATGACCAACGAGATTTGTATGCGTATATTCCAACACTTGCTTTTGCTAGATTTTATCCCTTAAGTGACAATATCGCAACAGGAATTGCACAGATGTCCATCGTTGATGAAAATATTAAATGGGAGGTTGGTACAAAAACAAATATTGGATTTGATGCCACTTTATTAAAAAGAAAATTGAATGTGACATTTGACTACTTTGAGGATAAACGCGAGGGTATTTTACGTCAGATCCAACTTCCAAATTTCATAGGAATACGAAATGCCCCTTTCAGAAATTTAGCAACTGTAAGCAACAAGGGATGGGAATTATCTTCTAACTATACTCATAAAATTGGAGAAGTGGATATTAATGCTGGCTTTAATCTGACCCATGTAAAAAATAAGATAGACTACATACCTGATCCACAAATCGGACGAAACGCATTATTACAAGGAGAAGCTATTAATGCATTCTATATGTGGAAGTCTTTAGGTATATTCCAATCGCAGGAAGAAGTAGATTCCAGCCCGAAGCAAAATGCTGTCCCTACTAAACCTGGTGATATTAAATTTGAAGATTTCAGTGGTCCTGAGGGAAAACCTGATGGTATCATCGATGCTCATGACCGACAAGTTGTCGGCAAACCAATACCAACCTGGACGTATGGGGCTAATATTAACGTGAGTTATAAAGGAGTAGATCTGCGCATTAATTTACAAGGTGTTGCAGATGTTGAATCATATGTTGGTAGTGAATTATATTTTCCTTTCCTAAATGGTGCAGGAGTATCAAAAAGATGGGAAGCTGGCAATACATGGACACCAGAAAATCCCAATGCAAAACTACCAAGATTAGTACAATATAGTGCATCCAACAGTCAAAATTATGCAGATAACAGCTTTTGGCTTCAAGACGCCTCGTTTTTAAGAGTTAAGAATATACAATTAGGTTATTCGTTGCCTAGCAGTCTACTTTCTAAACTCAAAATGGGCGGGATTAGAGTGTATATTGATGCACAGAATGTTTTCACGTTCACCAAGTTTGAAGGGCTTGATCCCGAACGAGACTTAGCAAATATGTCTCCTGCACAATATCCAAATGTTAGGATGATTACAGGAGGTATAAATCTAAAATTTTAA